The genomic window tgacgcTTCCTTGAAAGGTTTGGGTTGCATGTTGATGCAACACTGGAACGTGGTGGTTTACGTATCGCGCCAGTTGAGACTGCATGAGGTGAATTATCCAACTCATGATCTGAAATTAGCCGCGATTGTATTTGCATTGAAGATCTGGAGGCACCACTTGTATGGAGTAAGATTTagcgtcttttctgatcataagagtctcaaatacatctttgatcagaaggagctaaatatgcgtcagaggaggtggatggaatttcTTAAGGATTATGACTTTGATCtgagttatcaccctggaaagACGAATGTAGTGGCAGATGCATTAAGTCGAAAATCCTTAACAATAGCTTGGATGAGGATCAAGGAAGAGGAGTTAGTGGATCTTAAGCTGGATATTGGAGAGGTGGCTGGGAGAGCTTGTTTGAACCAGTTACAGATTTCGAGTACGTTTAAGACAGAGATCCAAAGGGCTCAACAGGATGAGCAAAAGCTTCAGCAATTGTTCCAACCAGTTGGTGAGAAGAGACTTGGGGAATTCACCAAAGATGATGAGGGGTTGTGGAGGTATAAATGGAGGATTTGTATACCAGATATTGGGAGTTTAAGACAGGACTTATTGTCAGAAGCTCACAACAGTAAATTTTCTATTCATTCCGGAAGCAcgaagatgtattatgacttaaagaagatgttctggtggccggggaTGGAAGGTGATATAGCTACAGTGGTATCCAAGTGTTTGACTTGCCAGAAAGTAAAGATAGAGCACCAGAAACTGTCAGGAATGCTACAACCTCTTGaaattcctcagtggaagtgggaaggaactactatggattttgtgaccggtttaccgaagactaggtcgggatttgatgcgatttgggtgatcgtggatcgtttaaccaaatccgctcatttCCTGCCTATTTGAGTGAACTGTCCTATGGAAGAGTTAGTAAGGTTATATATaaaggagatagtaaggttgcatggAGTGCCGTCAAGCATAGTGtcggaccgtgatccccgattcatttcaaggttttggggagctttccaaagagcCTTCGGTATGAAGCTATGTCTTAGTATgacatatcatccacaaaccgatggacagtcggaaaggactattcagacgttggaagatatgctgagagcatgtgttttggatcaacctgGAAGTTGGGACCGATACATGCCATTGGTagagtttgcgtacaacaacagctttcatgcgagcattgggatggctccgtatgaggctttgtattgACGGAAGTGCTAgtctccactttgttggtatgaagcgGGCGAAGCAAGTGTATTAGGTCCAGAGGTGGTAGCAGAGACTACAGAGAAGGCTAAGAAGATACGAGAAAGGATTTTGATAGCTCAGAGTCGACAGAAAAGTTATATGGATCAGAGGAGGAAACTGTTAGAGTTTGAAGTGGGGGAACATGTATTCCTGAGAGTTACCCCAACAACTAGGATTGGAAGAGCAAtcaagaccaagaagttgaatccgaggtatataggaccgtttgagatcctaaagcgattcgggccggtggcgtatcaagtGGCTTTGCCACCTCACCTATCTAACCTACATGACGTGTTCCACGTGTCACAACTTCGTAAGTACACGTTggatgcggctcatgtgttgGAACCTGAGACGGTCGAGTTGAGGGAAAATTTGACTTTCCAAGTGACACCGGTTAGAATTGACGACACCAGTGTAAAGAAGCTACGAGGAAAAGAAGTTCAGTTGGTTAAAGTTGCTTGGAAGCGAGCAGGAGTtgaagagcatacttgggaatTGGAATCCGAGATGCGGAAGGATTATCCCGAGCTtttctcaggtaattcaaatttcgcgggcaaaatttcttatttggtggggagaatgtaagaaccgcaatTAATCGAAACGATTAATTAAGTGGTTATATTGTCCAAATTTGATTtcgaaaagttagagtgagaatttgaggtttTAAACATCATTTtaggactcagtaggtctttctgagtcagaaaatgtgttttctgcaaaaaactgtgaaaaatagCGAACCAGCAGTTGAACCGGTTAAATtgattcaagtctgcccggtgctGCGCAAGAAAATGTAGAAACAGTCATAAACCTTAGAAAAACAATAGAAATGGAAAAccaggcgttaattttaaaggtttggcccgaagttgggtcaaacgggctaaaaacgctaacggattgaaccgggcccaagttgggcccaactccaacatatataaaggttcatttaatgaaccctaacctcataaacacacacacacttcaGAAATTgaaagaggaagagaagaagaggtggaacCCTAATCACCTCAATCTTCTCAAGCTCATATGTTGAGTTCTAGAGCTCCGATTTGCATGCCGTCAGTGGCTACGTGTTTCTTGCGAAGAGATCTACAAAACCCACCCAAAAAACTCTAGAGGTAAGCTCGAAATCTCCCCAGTTCTTCCCTCCAAAATTTCGGGTACCTAGGGTTATTGATggagtgagtttttgtgattcttggtgtttaggttcactctaatccttgcttggCTTTGAGTTTTGCCACACAAATCTGTTGGGAGAGATAAGAGGCTTTGAACTCTTGTAAACTTTTGGTTTATGTTGAGTCCTAGGTTGAttttgtggtgatttatatgtgtatagcttgattattatgagtttggagcttgttggtgcttgttggagctaTATTGGTGGTTGGATTTTGGTTGAAAGCTCATTTAGTTCATgttaggaatcggccaaggtatggtttcgatttcctctatgtagtatataatattcatggacacttagctAGTGACccataagataggattgaatttgAATGGTTGATGAGTTGTTGGATGTTGTTGTATGAtgatgtttgatgaaatgatgAATTTTAAGTTGATAATAATGATTGATAATAACATGAATGCTTTATAAGGTTGAGTAGTAGGTTATGTTGATAAATGTGATTTTGGAGTTGAATGATTGATAATGTAATTGAAATTTGTTGATGAAGCTTGATATATGAGATATATTGATATGAATGTTGTGAATGAGGAAAAGTGAAGAAAATGTGGTAATTTTGGTGTGGTATGACATAGAGGGTTGAGTTTGATGAAAGGtggagtttgggaatgggttggTTTGGTATTGGTTGTGTTTTCAATGCAATTGTGAAAATGGTAATTTTGTGTAAAAGATGAATTTTGGTGAACTTATTTGATCATAACTCTTGCCtcgatttttaaaatttgttgaaatttgtttagaattaaagatctttgaaaatccATTAAATCgttataaagtttgtaaaatttggatttttgtagaggaagttatgatcattcaaatattggtgttgaaaacaGGAAATTTTGCAAAGTTACAGAATTCTGagttttctggtatgtgcgcacgcacactctgcAAAAATTatgacctgtgcgcacgcacagacctgtgtgtCCGCACACGCAGAGGCAGGCGCTCTGCTTGCAGCActggcacagcttgtgcgcgcgcacgctGAAAGGAaaattgcaacctgtgcgtacgcacagacctatgcgcacgcacacgttggggaggcccgtctgttgggggcgctggcacaggttgtgcgagtgaacagatccTTTTATGTTTTGATACCTGTGCATACGCAAACTTTTAAAAATTTCtcgggcgtgcgcacgcacacccctgtgcggacacacacgtcctgtttctcaaattttgttttgttttcaactaATTTACCTTCCTGACGAGGTTGTAAGCCTCTATAACACCTTTCTAAGACTCTTGGGCATATTTTTTGGTGTTCAAACATGGGAAATGATTTAAGGGTTTTAGACACTATTATTTGAAAAAAGTTAGCAAACGGAGAACTAGGGTTCTGCTGTACTGGGGAAGGTTTGATGATGTGTGATAAATGGTTGATGGATGAAATGCGAAACCAAGGAACTGAAATGTGCATGAACAGTGGTTGAAAGGATTCGAGGACTCTGAATGAAGTAATGGATCCATCTTGtgctaaaaatattttgaaaatcactGTACCACTTtttcattgagattatgagacactatgcgcccggcaggggccgaggttggatcccgcctgtcgaggtagcgacgGCGGCGTAAgagcggtggttcgtcccgcttgcacttagatgtgaggtcggaggcAATAGATCTCGcttgcatcccttcggatcatcagAGCGTGTAGGCGCAAaatcctggacagtgatccgagcactatatctcggggttcTCACACCATGAATCCGAAGGacaacatctccatggagatgtgtcgggttggcagttgaaccgacaatgtgatatcacagccagtagggcaggcattcatcatatgcattttctacttGTTTGTATGCTTTGCAGACTTGATATTGGTTTTCCCTACctgtataacatgtctaattgctaATTGTATTAATTGCTATATATgcctctacttgtgttttacttgtattgTATATACCTGTGCTTTTACGGGGATTacggaggttcggaaggcggtggcgatggggtCGCATGGCGGGTCAGTTGGTGAcagctgtgggacagcggtgttcgATTAGAGTaaaaatcccctaagatagattatCCTTTTATTGTACTAAGGCTTAAGTTGTATTGAGAAATTAcatattatgcttatttgttttagaataccttaagcttgaatcttgtgatggataaggagtctaggattgcctttggcgtcccgaggtcttatatcctacatcactaggaactgttaccatactgagaaccttccggttctcataccatattctgttgtgtttttcagatgcagatcgcaacccacctcggtgagttgtctggttggtgacagaagcggaggatccggataTCTTTTGAAGTCTTTTGATTTATAGTTTCATACATGGTTTGTATATGGCTAGCTGGCTTAAACTCCGGGAGTCGTGGCTAGCGTCTTATGATAATATACTATTATACTATGATGTTTCGTTATTCTATACTTGTTTTCTTATGCTTTAAGtcagtagcttcgttagtacgctTGCACTTTTGATATCCATATTTCGAGCTACattcttcatcaggcttctagatatTACTAAATTCCTTCTATATAATGCATGTAAAAGCTTAGAACTATCGTAACCTTTGaataacctttgctttacgacgcgaggtaaggcttgggctaattagggtgttacactttccTTAAAGGAATAATTAAAGAGGGACTTGCGACGAAAATGAAGAGGGGACAGAGGGTATTtttttaaagagtaaagtatcttttttgtccccaacgtttggggtaagtcctatttgtatccttaacgtttaaatcgtcttatttgtatccttaacgtttataaaagtgattcaatgttatcctactatcaattatactaacaaatcagattatatttttcaattattctcacttggatgtattcattctcaattaggtcttacttggatgtgttcgattttaatattatacccactatttgtgtttagattcaattatgtccctagaaaagtgaattatataaatgttgtaggaattagtttcaacatttgatgagctatttttcagagtagatcatcgattctatcccagacatttgtattctaacttcaataaGAGATTTTtgaaactcaaactaaagcgttcatgatgtgtaattgacggcaagataacattgaattacttttacaaacgttagggatacaaataggacgatttaaacgttagggacacaaataagatttaccccaaacgttagggacaaaaacgatactttactcttttttaaAATAGGAGCAAAGGATGGGAATGGAAGTCTGTCGCGTCCACTCGAGCATCCATTACCATTTCTAACTAACAACGAAAATTCAATTTGAGCCGATTTGAGATGGGACTCGTGGACTTCATCTGCATTGAATCCCAAGATAATGAATCTAATTCGGATTTGGAATCTGGACAATGGACCTA from Arachis ipaensis cultivar K30076 chromosome B09, Araip1.1, whole genome shotgun sequence includes these protein-coding regions:
- the LOC107616377 gene encoding uncharacterized protein LOC107616377, whose amino-acid sequence is MTEVRSLLGLAGYYRRFIEGFSRIALPMTKLTRKEVPFVWTSECEERFQTLKQKLTSAPILILLEPHEPFEVYCDASLKGLGCMLMQHWNVVVYVSRQLRLHEVNYPTHDLKLAAIVFALKIWRHHLYGTNVVADALSRKSLTIAWMRIKEEELVDLKLDIGEVAGRACLNQLQISSTFKTEIQRAQQDEQKLQQLFQPVGEKRLGEFTKDDEGLWRYKWRICIPDIGSLRQDLLSEAHNSKFSIHSGSTKMYYDLKKMFWWPGMEVALPPHLSNLHDVFHVSQLRKYTLDAAHVLEPETVELRENLTFQVTPVRIDDTSVKKLRGKEVQLVKVAWKRAGVEEHTWELESEMRKDYPELFSDLILVFPTCITCLIANCINCYICLYLCFTCIVYTCAFTGITEVRKAVAMGSHGGSVGDSCGTAVFD